One genomic window of Streptomyces sp. NBC_01498 includes the following:
- a CDS encoding DinB family protein — MAPSLERPPLRADERTALLGWLNLQREILRWKCDGLSEEDAHRAVVPTSPAMTMAGLLSHMRWVEHCWLEVLFLGGDQTSNPSFDETDEDADWRAEGVPLTRLLAEYEAQCARSDEIVADASLDDVGRHPDYRSGGANLRWMLIHLVEETGRHAGHADIVRELLDGTKGYS, encoded by the coding sequence ATGGCACCTTCACTCGAACGTCCCCCCTTGCGGGCCGACGAACGCACCGCGCTCCTCGGCTGGCTGAACCTTCAGCGGGAGATCCTGCGCTGGAAATGTGACGGCCTGAGCGAGGAGGACGCGCACCGCGCCGTCGTCCCCACCTCGCCGGCGATGACGATGGCCGGGCTGCTCAGCCATATGCGGTGGGTGGAGCACTGCTGGCTGGAGGTGCTGTTCCTCGGCGGCGACCAGACCTCGAACCCGTCCTTCGACGAGACGGACGAGGACGCCGACTGGCGGGCCGAGGGCGTCCCGCTGACGCGGTTGCTCGCGGAGTACGAGGCCCAGTGCGCCCGCAGCGACGAGATCGTGGCCGACGCGTCCCTGGACGACGTCGGCCGCCACCCCGACTACCGCTCCGGCGGCGCCAACCTCCGCTGGATGCTCATCCATCTGGTCGAGGAGACCGGCCGTCACGCGGGCCACGCGGACATCGTGCGGGAACTGCTCGACGGGACGAAGGGCTACTCCTAG